A genomic stretch from Flavobacterium humidisoli includes:
- a CDS encoding aldo/keto reductase translates to MNYRKLGKTNFNISEISLGTWQVGGKWGSGFDDKTADELLNTAIDNGVNFIDTADVYENGLSETAVGRVVRSRSERIFVATKCGRQINPHVNEGYTPKVLQKFVEDSLKRTGLETLDLIQLHCPPTEVYYRPEIFELFDRLKEQGKILNLGVSVEKVEEALKAIEYSNVTTVQIIFNLFRQRPSELFFEEAKKKDIGIIARVPLASGLLTGKFDAKTTFDPQDHRNFNRNGEAFDKGETFSGIDYELGLKAVEELKVLFPESKNLAAIALQWILSFNEVSCIIPGASKTEHVLSNLSVYDTPKLTSEQISAMNKIYIDLIKPSVHQLW, encoded by the coding sequence ATGAACTACAGAAAACTAGGAAAAACAAACTTTAATATATCTGAAATTTCACTTGGCACTTGGCAAGTTGGCGGAAAATGGGGATCGGGTTTTGATGACAAAACTGCCGATGAACTTTTAAATACTGCTATTGATAATGGCGTAAACTTTATTGATACTGCCGACGTTTACGAAAATGGATTAAGCGAGACTGCCGTTGGAAGAGTGGTTCGTTCTCGTTCTGAACGTATTTTTGTTGCCACTAAATGCGGGCGCCAGATTAATCCGCATGTTAATGAAGGATATACTCCAAAAGTGCTTCAGAAATTTGTTGAAGACAGTTTAAAAAGAACCGGATTAGAAACGCTTGACTTAATTCAGCTGCATTGTCCACCGACTGAAGTTTATTATCGTCCAGAAATATTTGAACTTTTTGATAGACTAAAAGAACAAGGGAAAATTCTTAATTTGGGCGTAAGCGTTGAAAAAGTCGAAGAAGCTTTAAAAGCCATTGAATACTCAAACGTAACAACGGTGCAGATTATTTTCAATTTGTTTCGTCAGCGACCTTCTGAATTGTTTTTCGAGGAAGCTAAAAAGAAAGATATCGGAATTATTGCCCGAGTTCCATTAGCAAGTGGACTTTTAACAGGTAAATTTGATGCAAAAACAACTTTTGACCCTCAGGATCACCGAAACTTTAATCGTAACGGAGAAGCGTTTGATAAAGGCGAAACTTTTTCTGGAATTGATTACGAATTAGGATTAAAAGCTGTTGAAGAATTAAAAGTTTTGTTTCCAGAATCAAAAAATCTAGCTGCAATTGCTTTACAATGGATTTTGAGTTTTAATGAAGTAAGCTGTATTATTCCTGGAGCATCCAAAACAGAACATGTTTTGTCTAATTTATCAGTTTATGACACTCCAAAATTAACTTCAGAGCAGATTTCAGCAATGAATAAAATCTACATCGACCTTATCAAACCCTCTGTTCACCAGCTTTGGTAA
- a CDS encoding sensor histidine kinase, translating to MTLLATAITLLVLNKLIKPIATASKALDDYRASRKVSALPTDYTDEAGLLLCNIQESINEAENFINEKQDLVYMLSHDLKNFAGNPQGLAKLIISEEPSESVKNMAELICESTELQFRYIENFIKLLKEQDDVVKVSQEVKAVLFSNIVPFINEQVEQRLLDKNIKMDLVLECNTAKLKIDEGLLVQVLVNLISNAVKFSYFDSEIKVRIFSADSKLIITVKDYGMGFDRNQIEELFKKFTKLSRLGTANEGSTGIGLYLCKKIIERNKGRLTASSEGKNKGAEFKIEFDL from the coding sequence GCATTGGATGATTACAGAGCTTCAAGAAAAGTGTCTGCGCTGCCAACAGATTATACAGATGAAGCAGGTCTGCTTTTGTGTAATATACAGGAATCTATTAATGAAGCGGAGAATTTTATAAACGAAAAACAGGATTTAGTTTATATGCTTTCACACGATTTAAAAAATTTTGCAGGAAATCCGCAAGGTTTAGCTAAGCTTATTATAAGTGAAGAACCATCAGAATCTGTCAAAAATATGGCCGAGCTAATTTGCGAATCGACTGAACTGCAATTTAGATACATCGAAAATTTTATAAAATTGCTAAAAGAACAGGACGATGTGGTAAAAGTAAGCCAAGAAGTTAAGGCGGTTTTATTTTCAAATATTGTTCCTTTCATTAACGAACAAGTTGAACAACGTTTGTTGGATAAAAATATAAAAATGGATTTGGTTTTAGAATGTAATACAGCGAAACTGAAAATAGATGAAGGACTTTTGGTTCAAGTATTGGTAAATCTAATAAGCAACGCAGTTAAGTTTTCTTATTTTGATAGTGAAATTAAAGTCAGAATCTTTTCTGCAGATTCAAAATTGATTATAACGGTAAAAGATTATGGAATGGGCTTTGATCGAAATCAGATTGAAGAATTATTTAAAAAATTCACCAAATTGAGCCGTCTAGGAACCGCAAACGAAGGTTCTACAGGAATCGGATTGTACTTATGCAAAAAAATCATAGAAAGAAATAAAGGTCGATTGACTGCTTCTAGCGAAGGAAAAAATAAAGGTGCAGAATTTAAGATAGAATTTGACTTATAG